A section of the Thermotoga caldifontis AZM44c09 genome encodes:
- a CDS encoding sensor histidine kinase, translating to MLVLLFVAAVAATAFFLYSLSLWRSNRNLLKFFRRVAELADVVEDSPPSYVLERLRKKLKMLEEELSRAQRSRENILTLLDNISDPILFVEEDGTVTFANAAAQKITRSEPIARKIYEIVEEYYLIEMFEETVSAWQAQEAEIVMYVNDEKRYYACKMIPVILPGGERRIIIVMRDVTKEHELNELRRQFVSNVSHELRTPLTSIHGYAETLLSDPDMDVETRKRFLTIIENESARMSRLINDLLDLERMESGEARFEFKETNLCMVLNYVLSIVEPLAKEYGVEVSAQCDDVTVWADQDRMVQMILNLVDNAIKYTSLKEIGEKKVRIRITKEGDRAKIEVSDTGPGIPREALSRLFDRFYRVDKGRSRKMGGSGLGLSIVKSIVDRHGGEITVSSEIGVGTTFTVRLPVKREVET from the coding sequence GTGTTAGTCTTGCTCTTCGTCGCCGCAGTAGCAGCGACAGCGTTTTTTTTGTACTCGCTGTCACTTTGGAGATCCAACAGAAATCTTCTGAAGTTTTTCAGGAGGGTGGCAGAGCTGGCGGACGTTGTCGAAGACTCTCCACCCTCTTACGTGTTAGAACGTCTCCGCAAGAAACTGAAAATGCTGGAGGAAGAACTCTCCAGGGCCCAGAGGAGCAGAGAGAACATTTTGACGTTGCTCGATAACATTTCTGACCCCATACTCTTCGTGGAAGAGGATGGAACTGTAACGTTCGCCAACGCGGCCGCTCAGAAGATCACACGATCTGAACCCATCGCGAGGAAGATATATGAAATCGTCGAAGAGTACTATCTGATCGAAATGTTCGAAGAAACCGTCAGCGCGTGGCAGGCGCAGGAAGCCGAGATCGTCATGTACGTGAACGATGAAAAAAGATACTACGCCTGCAAGATGATACCGGTGATCTTACCTGGAGGGGAACGAAGGATCATCATCGTGATGAGGGATGTGACTAAGGAGCACGAACTCAACGAGCTCAGAAGACAGTTCGTATCGAACGTTTCACACGAACTGAGAACACCGCTGACATCCATACACGGTTACGCAGAAACGCTCTTGAGCGATCCGGATATGGACGTGGAAACGCGCAAGAGATTCCTCACGATCATCGAGAACGAGTCCGCACGAATGTCGCGGCTCATAAACGACCTGTTGGATTTGGAGCGCATGGAATCGGGCGAAGCGAGGTTTGAGTTCAAAGAAACGAACCTGTGCATGGTCCTCAACTACGTACTTTCCATCGTTGAACCCCTTGCGAAGGAATACGGAGTTGAAGTCAGTGCACAGTGCGACGATGTAACTGTGTGGGCCGACCAGGACAGGATGGTGCAGATGATTCTGAATCTTGTCGACAACGCGATCAAATACACTTCGTTGAAGGAGATCGGTGAAAAGAAAGTCAGGATCAGAATCACGAAAGAAGGCGATCGTGCAAAGATAGAGGTTTCGGACACAGGGCCCGGCATACCGAGGGAAGCCCTCTCGAGGCTGTTCGACAGGTTCTACAGGGTGGACAAAGGCAGGAGCAGAAAGATGGGGGGTTCTGGGCTCGGCCTATCGATAGTCAAGTCCATAGTGGATAGACACGGTGGGGAGATAACTGTGAGCAGCGAGATCGGTGTCGGAACGACCTTCACAGTCAGATTGCCGGTGAAAAGGGAAGTGGAAACATGA
- a CDS encoding response regulator transcription factor — MAKKKILVVDDDPSIIELVSYNLAREGYDVLKAYDGEEALKVATNENVDMFIVDIMLPQMDGFELVRQLRSMEKYKNAPVIFLSAKGEEFDKVLGLELGADDYITKPFSVREMIARVKAIFRRIQLSAQEREERPKKIVAKGLEIDVERYEVRVNGQKVALTPLEFELLRFLAENEGKVFSRDVLLDKLWGYDYYGDTRTVDVHIRRLRTKIEEDPSNPKYIITVRGKGYKFRDPGKEE; from the coding sequence ATGGCCAAGAAGAAGATTCTGGTTGTCGATGACGATCCTTCGATCATCGAGCTCGTGAGTTACAACCTGGCGCGCGAAGGCTACGATGTGCTCAAAGCTTACGACGGAGAGGAAGCGCTCAAGGTTGCCACGAACGAGAACGTGGACATGTTCATCGTGGACATCATGCTCCCGCAGATGGACGGTTTCGAACTCGTCAGGCAACTCAGATCCATGGAGAAGTACAAGAATGCACCCGTCATATTCCTGAGCGCGAAGGGCGAAGAGTTCGACAAAGTTCTCGGTCTTGAGCTCGGCGCGGATGATTACATCACAAAACCGTTCAGCGTCAGGGAAATGATCGCTCGCGTGAAGGCGATCTTCAGGAGGATCCAGCTGAGCGCTCAGGAACGCGAGGAGAGACCGAAGAAGATCGTGGCAAAGGGTCTGGAGATCGACGTCGAAAGGTACGAAGTCAGGGTCAACGGTCAGAAGGTCGCCCTGACGCCACTCGAGTTCGAACTTCTGAGGTTCCTTGCCGAGAATGAAGGTAAGGTCTTCAGCAGGGACGTTTTGCTCGACAAGCTCTGGGGTTACGACTACTACGGTGATACACGAACGGTGGACGTACACATCAGAAGGCTGAGAACGAAGATCGAAGAAGATCCATCCAATCCGAAGTACATAATCACTGTGAGGGGCAAAGGCTACAAGTTCAGAGATCCAGGGAAGGAAGAATAA
- a CDS encoding phospholipase C/P1 nuclease family protein gives MRRLAVVSFLLLIVLAFSWSAHEALTYLIVKSALPNANELIQITPYSYEEKRIYNTERLILDDICGRFVSNFVPAWAKFYPPDPAPIDGRVPVWQVLTVYSVEPDLGMDEGLNLSKLQSIIGNSQGVRHMKYKLLFFDFFEGSESFLYFVEMSREAFRKGDRYWGYRFLARAVHHLEDLSMPYHNAPGRLGDVLESLLWNKSKGMELAYRHFSYDEYLAYLLYLEDGETVKSIVEAQPKRTKNLRELVQRVRLLGLRKLYDVDKIFETVYPGLDKVLSWNDFEASAERLKGLKNITVQIMGEFSSYLKGFLLDFLAQVGEI, from the coding sequence ATGAGAAGGTTGGCGGTCGTATCGTTTTTGCTCTTGATCGTTCTGGCTTTTTCCTGGTCTGCGCACGAAGCACTCACTTATCTCATCGTGAAATCTGCTCTTCCCAACGCCAACGAGCTGATACAGATAACACCTTACAGTTACGAGGAAAAGAGGATCTACAACACCGAAAGGCTCATCTTGGACGACATCTGTGGTCGGTTCGTGAGCAACTTTGTTCCAGCATGGGCAAAGTTCTACCCTCCAGACCCGGCACCGATCGATGGCAGAGTGCCCGTCTGGCAGGTGTTGACGGTTTACTCTGTGGAGCCTGACCTCGGCATGGACGAAGGTTTGAACCTGTCGAAACTTCAGTCCATCATAGGTAACAGCCAGGGTGTGAGGCACATGAAATACAAACTGTTGTTCTTCGATTTCTTCGAGGGCAGTGAGTCTTTCCTTTACTTCGTCGAGATGTCCAGAGAGGCTTTTCGAAAAGGCGATCGTTACTGGGGCTACAGGTTCCTCGCGAGGGCCGTTCACCATCTCGAAGATCTGTCGATGCCCTACCACAACGCACCGGGTAGATTGGGAGACGTTCTTGAAAGCCTTCTCTGGAACAAAAGCAAAGGCATGGAACTCGCGTACAGACACTTTTCTTACGACGAGTATCTGGCCTATTTGCTGTACCTCGAGGATGGAGAAACTGTGAAATCGATCGTCGAAGCGCAACCGAAACGTACCAAGAATCTTAGAGAACTCGTTCAACGTGTTCGGTTGCTCGGCCTGAGAAAACTGTACGATGTGGACAAGATATTCGAAACAGTCTATCCTGGACTCGATAAGGTTCTGTCCTGGAACGACTTCGAAGCCAGCGCAGAACGATTGAAAGGTTTGAAGAACATCACGGTGCAGATCATGGGGGAATTTTCTTCCTATTTGAAAGGATTCCTTCTGGATTTTCTCGCTCAGGTTGGAGAGATATGA
- the rocD gene encoding ornithine--oxo-acid transaminase — MRSQDYIDLEYTYGAHNYKPIPVVIDRAERVWVWDVEGKRYLDMLSSYSALNHGHRHPKIIKALEQQLQKVTLTSRAFHNSVLGLFEEKLAKFADYDKVLPMNTGAEAVESALKVARKWAYYKRGIPMNEGNIIVAEGNFHGRTITIVSFSTEHQYRDGFGPYTPGFKIAPFGDAKAVEALIDERTLGILVEPIQGEGGVRVPPHGYLAELRRIATKHGILLMFDEIQTGLGRTGKMFAWQWEDAKPDVLILGKALGGGVYPVSAVLTSNDVMDVLKPGDHGSTFGGNPLAAAVGIAAIDVLVEEKLDERARVLGEYFMDQLRKIRSDYVKEIRGKGLLIGVEIKKEFGTARPFCERLAQLGILCKETHEQVIRFAPPLVIEKDEIDWALERIERVLTEPIQVHAKAAKLV, encoded by the coding sequence ATGAGGAGTCAGGACTACATCGATCTGGAATACACGTACGGTGCGCACAACTACAAACCAATTCCTGTTGTCATCGATAGAGCCGAACGGGTCTGGGTTTGGGACGTGGAGGGAAAAAGGTACCTGGACATGCTGTCGTCTTACTCGGCTCTGAACCATGGGCACAGGCATCCAAAAATAATCAAGGCACTGGAACAGCAGCTTCAGAAGGTCACGCTCACGTCGCGCGCCTTTCACAACAGCGTTCTCGGCCTCTTTGAAGAGAAGCTTGCAAAATTTGCAGATTACGATAAGGTCCTTCCCATGAACACGGGAGCAGAGGCCGTGGAAAGCGCCCTCAAGGTTGCAAGAAAATGGGCTTACTACAAACGCGGAATTCCAATGAACGAGGGCAACATCATCGTCGCGGAAGGTAACTTCCACGGTCGAACGATCACCATAGTCTCGTTCTCGACGGAACATCAGTACAGAGATGGGTTCGGACCGTACACACCAGGTTTTAAAATCGCTCCGTTCGGAGATGCGAAAGCCGTCGAAGCGCTCATCGACGAACGCACACTTGGCATACTCGTCGAACCAATTCAAGGTGAAGGTGGTGTACGCGTGCCACCTCATGGGTATCTTGCAGAACTCAGAAGGATCGCAACAAAGCATGGAATCCTGCTCATGTTCGATGAAATCCAGACAGGACTCGGTAGGACTGGAAAGATGTTCGCGTGGCAGTGGGAAGACGCCAAACCAGACGTGCTCATACTCGGAAAGGCCCTCGGAGGAGGGGTTTACCCGGTCTCTGCGGTGCTGACGAGCAACGACGTGATGGACGTGCTGAAACCCGGAGATCACGGTTCAACCTTCGGAGGTAACCCGCTGGCGGCCGCGGTGGGTATCGCGGCGATAGACGTTCTGGTCGAAGAGAAACTCGACGAGCGGGCGAGAGTTTTGGGTGAGTACTTCATGGATCAGCTCAGGAAGATCAGGAGCGATTACGTCAAGGAAATCAGAGGAAAAGGGCTCTTGATAGGTGTCGAGATAAAGAAGGAGTTCGGTACGGCGCGACCTTTCTGCGAAAGACTCGCACAGCTGGGAATACTGTGCAAGGAGACTCACGAACAGGTCATAAGGTTCGCACCACCACTGGTCATAGAAAAGGACGAAATCGACTGGGCACTCGAGAGGATCGAAAGAGTGCTGACAGAACCCATCCAGGTGCATGCGAAGGCTGCGAAGTTGGTCTGA
- a CDS encoding flavodoxin family protein, whose product MKPFIVLLGASERKYGCSSQLLHIAAEGVRDAHGDFEILYLPDYSIKPCTGCVSDEEKLCRYPCLIQDDDFNEIASKLVEANGFVIATPVYWYAPNGILKNFIDRLTSLEAMIDHVGKSLLEGKVAGFIATGSDSGVMMTISYLAITFNSMGVHVVPWSMAYSHVQDPTTDVQAMMDAYNVGLLVTKTARVLMQHEPIGYEPNVDLERLKRKAWEAKQRFAEQRNLRLEKFGLSKGE is encoded by the coding sequence ATGAAACCCTTCATCGTGCTCCTGGGTGCTTCCGAAAGGAAGTACGGTTGTTCGTCCCAGCTGCTTCACATCGCTGCGGAGGGCGTTCGAGATGCCCATGGTGATTTTGAGATCCTTTACCTTCCAGACTACAGCATAAAACCTTGCACAGGTTGCGTCTCAGACGAGGAAAAGCTCTGCAGATATCCGTGTTTGATCCAGGATGACGACTTCAACGAGATCGCTTCTAAACTCGTTGAAGCCAACGGCTTCGTGATAGCCACACCAGTCTACTGGTACGCCCCAAACGGAATTTTGAAAAATTTCATCGACAGGCTCACGAGCCTGGAGGCCATGATCGACCACGTGGGTAAAAGCCTGCTCGAAGGAAAGGTGGCCGGATTCATCGCAACCGGGTCCGACAGCGGTGTCATGATGACCATATCTTATCTCGCCATCACGTTCAACAGTATGGGTGTTCACGTTGTACCATGGTCTATGGCTTACTCACACGTTCAAGATCCAACAACGGACGTTCAGGCGATGATGGACGCGTACAACGTTGGTCTGTTGGTGACGAAGACGGCGCGAGTGCTCATGCAACACGAACCGATAGGATACGAACCCAATGTGGACCTGGAGAGGTTGAAACGAAAGGCCTGGGAAGCGAAACAGCGTTTCGCTGAACAGAGGAATCTCAGGCTCGAGAAGTTCGGGCTCTCGAAAGGAGAGTGA
- a CDS encoding S9 family peptidase has translation MWSVTSFAKFVVPTEVKISPDGKWIAYTTKRIVPEKNKTVRQIVLYRLDTGERFFLPEDTSKPKFSPSSRKLAYLKKDEEKSSLCVMELANFSTYTLTVTESISSFDWSPDERRLFVITLKKRRDPDLYFETRIPVWFDAKGFLDDQTNVFRIFDAESCQELDQFEERNLTHAFWGNAGIVYTIHHEREPFTRFDVVLYDGRSKRSILEDVGLIATGESQWGLILLGRRKKNAFEHDYVYLLKDRELVPLTEEYGLDNSGHISLEVWAADGETYPIASGRWVYFKSGERGNVKLERIDLSSGKKETILSEGAVSCFDANHDGKVVYVAVSDGEGAEVYVHREGRNERITALNEQFLSTLKVRKLNHFEYLSFDGTKIDGWYLKPDNSPAPLIVFVHGGPKGAYGKCLYFMGQLLAQEGFFVLYTNPRGSDNYDEKFALAVKERTGMEDFKDILSGVEELKKREAITDIGITGISYGGFMTNWAITQTDMFRAAVSENGISYWFTSYAFSDIGFWFDKSLIGEDPLVNENYRKLSPIFYAKNVKTPLLLIHSLEDYRCPLDQSLMFYHVLKDLGKEVYIAIFKKGAHSHSVQASYSHRLKRYKLILEFFKQKLLLKRDTFDPTECFKID, from the coding sequence ATGTGGTCTGTGACGAGCTTCGCCAAGTTCGTCGTCCCAACCGAAGTCAAGATCAGCCCCGATGGAAAATGGATCGCTTACACCACCAAGAGGATAGTTCCCGAGAAGAACAAGACCGTCAGGCAGATTGTTCTGTACAGGCTCGACACTGGAGAGCGTTTCTTTTTACCTGAGGACACCTCGAAACCCAAATTCTCACCGAGCTCAAGAAAACTGGCCTATCTGAAAAAGGACGAAGAAAAAAGTAGTCTCTGCGTGATGGAACTGGCCAACTTCTCGACCTACACGTTGACAGTAACGGAGTCCATAAGCTCTTTCGACTGGTCCCCGGACGAACGCAGACTGTTCGTGATAACTTTGAAGAAGAGACGTGACCCTGATCTGTACTTCGAAACGCGCATCCCGGTCTGGTTCGATGCGAAAGGCTTCTTAGACGACCAGACGAACGTGTTTCGCATCTTCGACGCCGAATCGTGCCAGGAACTCGACCAATTCGAGGAGAGGAACTTAACTCACGCGTTCTGGGGGAACGCCGGCATCGTGTACACGATCCATCACGAAAGAGAACCGTTCACCCGTTTCGACGTGGTCCTGTACGATGGGAGAAGCAAAAGGTCCATACTCGAAGACGTCGGTCTCATCGCGACGGGAGAGTCACAGTGGGGGTTGATACTGCTCGGAAGAAGGAAAAAGAACGCCTTCGAGCACGACTACGTTTATCTTCTCAAGGATCGAGAACTCGTTCCGCTCACCGAGGAGTATGGCTTGGATAACTCCGGTCACATAAGCTTGGAAGTCTGGGCGGCAGACGGTGAAACTTATCCCATCGCGTCTGGAAGATGGGTTTACTTCAAGAGTGGGGAAAGAGGAAACGTTAAACTGGAGAGGATCGATTTGTCGTCGGGGAAGAAAGAGACCATCCTCTCTGAAGGAGCGGTGAGCTGTTTCGATGCGAACCATGATGGAAAGGTCGTTTATGTGGCAGTGAGCGATGGAGAAGGAGCCGAGGTGTACGTGCACCGTGAAGGCCGCAACGAGAGGATCACAGCCCTCAACGAGCAGTTCCTTTCGACCCTGAAGGTGAGAAAACTGAACCATTTCGAATACTTAAGCTTCGACGGTACGAAGATCGATGGATGGTACCTCAAGCCCGACAATTCTCCGGCTCCGCTGATAGTTTTCGTCCACGGCGGGCCGAAAGGTGCGTACGGAAAATGTCTCTATTTCATGGGCCAGCTCCTCGCACAGGAAGGATTCTTCGTGCTGTACACAAACCCGCGTGGCAGTGACAACTACGATGAAAAGTTTGCCCTGGCAGTCAAAGAGAGAACCGGCATGGAAGACTTCAAAGACATCCTCAGCGGTGTGGAGGAACTGAAGAAGAGAGAAGCGATCACGGACATCGGCATCACGGGCATCAGTTACGGTGGATTCATGACGAACTGGGCGATAACGCAGACGGACATGTTCAGAGCGGCGGTGAGTGAGAACGGTATAAGTTACTGGTTCACGAGTTACGCCTTCTCAGACATAGGTTTCTGGTTCGACAAGAGCTTGATCGGTGAGGATCCCCTCGTGAACGAAAACTACAGAAAACTCAGTCCCATCTTCTACGCGAAGAACGTGAAAACACCTCTGCTACTCATACACAGCCTCGAAGATTACCGCTGTCCCCTCGATCAGTCGCTCATGTTCTACCACGTGCTCAAAGATCTTGGGAAAGAAGTGTACATAGCGATCTTCAAGAAAGGCGCTCACAGTCACAGCGTTCAGGCGAGTTATTCACACAGGCTGAAACGGTACAAATTGATCCTCGAGTTCTTCAAACAGAAACTTTTGCTGAAGCGCGACACGTTCGATCCGACAGAATGTTTCAAGATCGATTGA
- a CDS encoding TIGR01212 family radical SAM protein (This family includes YhcC from E. coli K-12, an uncharacterized radical SAM protein.), which produces MSEYLKRRYNARVHRLVIDASFTCPNREKSGPCIFCDPTGSGFNALHDLSIREQVLKQREWAMKKYNATKFIAYFQSFSNTYAPVDVLRERYSEALVDDSIVQLAISTRPDCVPEEVLELLDEFKTKVDVSLELGLQTINPKTLRILRRGHGVAEFIDAVLRAKKHGLEVVAHVIVDLPWDELEDVIDTAKTLSYLGVDGVKMHSLYVVEDSPLGEMFKEGAFQPVSFEEFLERTIAFLEHLSPNIVIHRLTSDPPKTGTLFARWGLSKWQIINAVETELERRNTFQGAKFKPAGGGQLNRS; this is translated from the coding sequence TTGAGCGAATATCTGAAACGTCGCTACAATGCGCGCGTGCATCGACTGGTCATAGACGCCAGCTTCACGTGTCCAAACAGGGAAAAATCTGGTCCCTGCATTTTTTGCGATCCCACCGGTAGTGGATTCAACGCGCTGCACGATCTGTCGATCCGCGAGCAGGTGCTCAAACAGAGAGAGTGGGCGATGAAAAAATACAATGCGACCAAGTTCATCGCGTACTTTCAATCGTTCAGCAACACCTACGCGCCGGTGGATGTCTTGAGAGAGAGGTACTCCGAAGCCCTCGTGGACGATTCGATCGTTCAGCTCGCGATCTCCACCAGACCGGACTGCGTTCCCGAAGAAGTTCTGGAACTGCTCGACGAGTTCAAAACTAAGGTGGATGTTTCGCTGGAGCTTGGACTTCAAACCATAAATCCGAAAACGTTGAGGATACTGCGCAGGGGTCACGGTGTCGCGGAGTTCATCGATGCGGTGCTCAGAGCCAAGAAACACGGCCTTGAGGTCGTCGCCCACGTGATCGTTGATCTGCCTTGGGACGAACTGGAGGACGTCATCGACACCGCAAAAACTCTTTCCTATCTGGGAGTGGACGGTGTCAAGATGCATTCGCTCTACGTGGTGGAGGATAGCCCGCTCGGTGAGATGTTCAAAGAAGGTGCTTTTCAACCGGTGAGCTTTGAAGAATTTCTGGAAAGAACCATAGCCTTCTTGGAACATCTTTCACCGAACATCGTGATACACAGGTTGACTTCAGATCCACCGAAGACGGGAACGCTGTTTGCCAGGTGGGGACTTTCGAAGTGGCAGATCATCAACGCGGTAGAAACCGAACTGGAACGCAGAAACACCTTCCAGGGGGCAAAGTTTAAGCCCGCCGGTGGCGGGCAACTCAATCGATCTTGA
- a CDS encoding amidohydrolase: MKILLKNALVLKDVRSGLEISDVLVEDGKIAAMGDLKGSIVDEEYDMSGKLVMPGFVNVHTHAAMTLMRGLAEDVRLREWLTEKIFPIEEKLTEEDVYYGTMLAQLEMARRGVVAYADMYFHCDAVAKAALDFGMKVLITRGLVDVDSDRGRLRQNIEYYERWNDRDGLIKVGFGPHAPYSCSITYIDEIARVALDLEAPVMIHLYETTEEKYELRELLKTSLRYCKVLFAHCVHVKDEDIRLLAQENFFVVHNPTSNLKLGSGIAPVQKFLATKVQVCIGTDGAASNNSLDVWHEMRLASLLQKLSDPRNVSAEQALYMAIEQGAKAVGLTEGKIQVGADADLIVVDIDKPWYVPRSQIKNHIVHAGSSSDVFATMIRGRWVYYDGEYPTVDAEHVYKKCEEAIRRLTGTTS; the protein is encoded by the coding sequence ATGAAGATTTTGCTCAAGAACGCCCTGGTTCTGAAGGATGTTCGTTCAGGATTGGAGATTTCCGACGTGCTCGTGGAGGATGGCAAGATCGCTGCGATGGGAGATTTGAAGGGATCGATCGTGGATGAAGAGTACGATATGTCTGGAAAACTCGTCATGCCTGGTTTCGTCAACGTACACACGCATGCCGCGATGACGTTGATGCGTGGCCTGGCGGAAGATGTGAGGCTCAGAGAATGGCTCACGGAGAAGATATTTCCCATAGAGGAGAAACTGACCGAGGAGGACGTCTACTACGGCACGATGCTGGCACAGCTGGAGATGGCGAGACGGGGCGTCGTCGCGTACGCGGACATGTACTTTCACTGCGATGCGGTGGCGAAAGCGGCCCTCGATTTTGGTATGAAAGTTTTGATCACGCGAGGTCTGGTGGACGTGGATTCGGACAGGGGAAGGCTCAGACAGAACATCGAGTACTACGAAAGATGGAACGACAGGGATGGATTGATAAAAGTAGGATTCGGTCCACACGCACCGTACAGCTGTTCGATCACCTACATAGACGAAATAGCCAGGGTCGCTCTGGACCTCGAAGCACCCGTGATGATACACCTCTACGAGACCACGGAGGAGAAGTACGAGCTGAGAGAACTGCTCAAGACTTCGTTGAGATACTGCAAGGTTCTGTTCGCGCACTGCGTTCACGTGAAGGACGAAGACATTCGCCTGCTTGCCCAGGAGAACTTCTTTGTGGTTCACAACCCCACGAGCAATCTGAAGCTGGGCAGTGGTATAGCTCCAGTTCAGAAATTCCTCGCGACCAAGGTTCAGGTCTGCATAGGTACCGATGGGGCTGCGAGCAACAACAGCCTCGACGTGTGGCACGAGATGAGGCTGGCAAGCCTGCTCCAAAAACTTTCTGATCCGAGGAACGTCTCTGCAGAGCAGGCTCTGTACATGGCGATCGAACAAGGTGCCAAGGCGGTGGGACTGACAGAGGGAAAGATCCAGGTTGGAGCCGATGCAGATTTGATCGTTGTCGACATCGATAAACCCTGGTACGTGCCGCGGAGTCAGATCAAGAACCACATCGTGCACGCGGGAAGCTCCTCGGACGTTTTCGCAACGATGATCAGGGGTCGCTGGGTCTATTACGATGGAGAGTATCCCACGGTTGATGCCGAACACGTCTACAAAAAATGTGAGGAGGCGATTCGAAGATTGACAGGTACAACAAGTTGA
- a CDS encoding phospho-sugar mutase yields the protein MIVFGTGGVRGIMRKGEFDEELVINVSRAVSLWMHEEGLNGVVIAYDTRRNSNYFAKIAAQTFSDCGIETYIFDAPVPTPLLSFAVRELGVGAGVVITASHNPAEYNGYKVYTNDGVQAVPKHTEKISSLLGKPFGVKRKAPMNNVPKEIEERYVEGIVGLVKDYVKSGGKIVYSPLQGTGARFVPMVLRELGFDVIVVGEQMEFDPDFSKVSSLNPEDEKAFDRVKAVCNERNVRFGIATDPDCDRVGLIVDGKRLTGNQVGVLLTEMLRRRVKPGSCLIKTIVTTDMVKPMCEELNLKVMETPTGFKYIGHLIETCSKQENFSYFLAFEESCGYLMGNLVRDKDGVLGSALVAALCSEYDPIELLRDLYEAYGYHFEELISIPFESAQAARRRYEAFRTSPPGKVGDHPVERVYDYENDPEIPNETLLLELESARIYIRPSGTEPKLKIYVKVVGSTEKEASSILESVRRAVMNL from the coding sequence ATGATAGTGTTCGGCACGGGTGGTGTGAGGGGGATCATGAGGAAAGGAGAATTCGACGAAGAACTCGTGATCAACGTTTCACGTGCCGTGTCTCTGTGGATGCACGAAGAAGGTTTGAACGGGGTAGTCATCGCCTACGATACGAGGAGGAATTCAAACTATTTTGCGAAAATAGCGGCCCAAACCTTCTCAGACTGCGGTATCGAAACGTACATTTTTGATGCACCGGTTCCGACTCCCCTTCTCTCTTTCGCTGTCCGGGAACTCGGCGTTGGTGCTGGTGTCGTGATCACCGCGAGTCACAATCCTGCTGAGTACAACGGATACAAGGTGTACACGAACGATGGTGTCCAGGCCGTACCAAAACACACAGAGAAGATCTCTTCCCTACTGGGAAAACCGTTCGGGGTGAAAAGGAAGGCACCAATGAATAATGTTCCGAAAGAAATAGAGGAACGCTACGTTGAGGGGATCGTCGGATTGGTGAAAGACTATGTGAAAAGCGGTGGCAAGATCGTTTATTCACCGCTTCAAGGCACGGGTGCTCGCTTTGTTCCCATGGTCCTGCGTGAACTTGGATTCGACGTGATCGTGGTTGGGGAACAGATGGAATTCGATCCGGATTTCTCCAAAGTCAGTTCGTTGAATCCGGAAGACGAGAAGGCGTTCGACAGGGTAAAGGCAGTGTGCAACGAACGCAACGTGAGGTTCGGCATCGCGACCGATCCTGACTGCGATAGGGTTGGCTTGATCGTGGATGGAAAAAGGTTGACGGGCAACCAAGTGGGAGTCCTGTTGACGGAGATGTTGAGACGCAGAGTGAAACCTGGGAGCTGTCTGATCAAAACCATCGTCACCACCGACATGGTCAAACCGATGTGCGAGGAACTGAACCTTAAGGTGATGGAAACACCGACCGGATTCAAGTACATAGGGCACCTCATAGAAACTTGTTCAAAGCAAGAGAATTTCAGTTACTTTCTGGCTTTCGAGGAGAGCTGCGGTTATCTGATGGGAAACCTCGTGAGAGACAAGGACGGTGTTCTCGGTTCTGCGTTGGTCGCTGCCCTCTGTTCTGAGTACGATCCGATCGAACTTTTGAGGGATCTGTACGAAGCTTACGGCTATCACTTCGAAGAGTTGATCTCGATACCCTTTGAAAGTGCCCAAGCGGCGAGGCGGAGGTACGAAGCGTTCAGGACTTCTCCGCCTGGCAAGGTTGGCGATCATCCGGTGGAGCGCGTGTACGATTACGAGAACGACCCGGAGATACCCAACGAGACACTCTTGCTCGAACTGGAATCGGCGAGGATCTACATCAGACCTTCCGGCACCGAGCCGAAGCTGAAGATCTACGTGAAGGTCGTGGGTTCAACAGAAAAAGAAGCGAGTTCGATTCTGGAATCCGTGAGAAGGGCTGTGATGAACCTATGA